The genomic region TGCCAAACGCTGCAGAAGGATTGAGTGAAGGCTGTCGCCGGGCGCGACGACACGATTTGCGGGATCGCTGCCGGGGTTGACGAGCGGGCCGTTGAGAATGCCCGCACTTGTCAAGGGAATGGCGGCTCGCGCGTCCCAGTAACCCAAGGCGGGGCCGCCTGGCTGATGACACTGGGAGCAATTCACGTCCAAATAGGAACGGGCCCGCGATTCGAGCGGTTTGACGGAGTCGTAAATCGCCGTCAGTGCCGGCAGCGAAGATGTGTCGCCGGTTGGAGCCGTGCCCGGTGTGAGGTAACCCGCCTGGGCTAGTGCGCTGATGATGTTTGCGCTCCCGCTGGAGAAACTCTGTTCGTGGTTGAGCTGCCGCGTGTTGAAACCAAGCGCGAATCCGCCGGCGCTTGTGTGGCAGCGCATGCAGTCGGATCGGCTGGGATAACGCCAGGTTTGCCGGTGGTCCACGCCGTTTTCGCGGACAACAAATTCCTGGGAGGCTCCCTCTTCGGGAACCAGCGTGGCATCTGTCTGCTCCTGGTTCCAGCGATAGGTGACACCGTAGGCGCCAGACGGAGTTTTCACGAGGAATCGCGTTTCGACGCGCCTGGCTGAAGCGGGATTGCCACGGGTGAGTTCGAGATCGAGATGCTCGATCCAGACAGCTCCGGTTGGAAGGGACCAGTTGCCTGCCGCGGAGAACCCGAAGGAGGATGATGCATCCTTGAGTGCTAACCAGCGCAGTTTCGATGCGTGGTCGGACCATGCGGACGCGATGGGAGAGTAGGGCACGACTCCTGGTGCGGGAGTCAGCGCAACCAGTGACGTGAACGCGCCTGTGGCGCTCAGTGTGGCAGGTGGCAGCGGGCTGCCGGGTGCGGGTGCGGCGGCGATTCGCTTGATCACGTCATCGAGATGATCCGCGAAGAGAATGTCGCCCGTCGCCGGATTCAGGCCGAAGCTGCTGATGCCCCCGTCGGAGGCGATCTGCGTGACGCGATCGGCGCTGACCTTGTTGCCGCCGTCCGGTCGCAGGGCCCAGATGCGACCGCTTGAGTAGTCGGCGAAAATGTAGCGACCGTAGAGCGAAGGCACCTTGTTTCCGCGGTAGACGATCCCGCCGGTCACCGAACCACCCTGGGAGCGCGGGTAGTCCCAGACGGGATCGACAAATGTGGCGGACGCAGGCGGGTTGGGGCGTGGCCCCGCGATGGCGCCCTCGCGATAATTCCAGCCGTAGTTGCCGCCGCGGACAATGATGTCGATTTCCTCGCGCGCACCTTGTCCCACATCTGCGCACCAGAGGCGGCCGGTGGCGGTGTCGAATGACATGCGCCAGGGGTTTCTCAAGCCGACCGCCCAAAATTCGGTGCGCACCGTGGCGGGGGCGATGGCGGCTCCGTTGAAGGTGGTTGCGCCGACGAAGGGATTGTCGGCGGGCACGGAATAGGATTCCGGATGGACGGACGGGTGGGGGTTGGGTGCGAGCGAACCCGGCTTGCGATCGACGTCGATGCGGATGATGCCTGCAAAGAAGTCGCGGGTGATGAGCTGGCTGTTCTGGTATGCATCGTCGCCGCCGCCCTCGTCGCCGAGGGACAGGTAGAGGTATCCGTCGGGTCCGAAGGCCAGTTCACCGCCGTTGTGGTTGTTTGCCTGGTCACGCTGGGAAATCAGCGGGACTTCGGAATCCGGTTCAGCGGCGTTTGGGTTGGATGGGGAAACGGAGAAGCGGGCAAGCCGATCGTGCATGCCAGTGCCGGCGCCCGTGGTGGTTTGTGTCGTGTACCAAACGTAGAAGAAACCGTTTGACGCGAACTGGGGATGGAAGGCCAGGGCAAGCAGGCCGCGCTCGTCGCTGTCGCCTGTGGAGGTGATGGTGCGGCCTGTGATGTCGAGAAAGAGCTGTCGGGTGGGGACAGGAGCCGTGACATCTGGGACAACCCAGATCCTGCCTGGCTTCTCGACGACGAATAGTCGTCGGGTGTCACCCGGTGGCGAAACGAGGGCGACGGGCTGGGTGAAGGAAAGGGATGGGAATACGCGTTCGGTGGCGTATTGGGTCGCCGGCAGATCCGGCGGCATCGCCAGAGACGTTGCGTTGGTGCGGATGAGTGGCTGGGCGACAAGAGAGGCGGCAGTTGTCGCGAGCGCCGGAAGCAGGAGGTAAAGTGGGATTCGGACCATGCGCATCAGTACCGAGAGAACACGAAGCGAAACACGGAGCGGGACAGAATTGGAATGGGTCAATGAGAATACGTTCCGGCGTTGTGGCGCAAGGCGCGTTCCCTGGGCATGACAAAGCATGTCATCTCCAGCGGAGGGGGGGATGCGTGCCACGCCAGCGGAGAGGGGATGCATGCAGCAATGGCGGGTGCATGGCTGGTCAACGCCAGCGGAAGTTTTCTTTATTTTGGAGATGACATGCTTTGTCGTGCCCTGGGGACGTGCGTCGCAATACAGCGCGAGATAGTCGAATCCCGGCAAGTCAAGGTGGGGAAGGACTCGGGAAAGTCCGTTGGTTGACATGCAACCCTGAATTGGGGTGACGGCGGGCGTGCGGTTTTTCGGGAGCGGGCGCAGGATTGTGGAATGGCGGAGGAATTGTCGTGTTGCGAACGGGCGCCGGTGCTCTGGCTATTGCTTCCGTGGATGGCGGGACTCTCGCTGGGGCGGGTCGTTGAGGCACCGTTGAATCATGCGGTGGTGCTCGGGGCTGGTGTTGGCTGCACGCTCCTGTCCGCGGTGTTTTCGCACCGGCTCGTGGTCTGGGTGATTGGGTTGAATGCTGGTGTGATTCTGGTGGGTGCGAGTTGGTATCAGCTCTGCAGGAACCGGCTGCCGGAATGGGAAGGGCGGGCACCGCGGGAAGTCGTTGTTGGCGTCGAGGTCGAACGCCTCTTTGCGGCCAAGCCGGATCCGCGAAAGGCATCAGGCCTCGGACGCATTGTGCATGCCCAGGCTCATCTTGCCTCCCTCGTGGGGCAGTCGGTTCAATTTTCCGGCAGGCTGCGCGGTGGCGTGCCGAGGCTAGTTCGATCTGCGGTTGTTGAGATGATCGGTCAGCTCGAAACCGTTCCGCGCCTGGCGCCGCCTTCGACCTTTGAAGGTTACCTGTCGGGGATTGGAGTGAACTTCAAACTGACGCGGGCACGAATCACGAAGGAGCGTGTGCCGGCGTCCGTCTATTGGAAATGGTGCGATCGCATGCAGGGTGAGATGGCGGATCGATTGGCCAGGGGACTTGAGAAGCATCCGGGGCTTGTCGCTGTTCTGCGTGCGGTGCTGCTGGGAAGCATCGGTGAATTGAGTGAGCGACAGGACGAGTGGTTCACGCAAAGCGGCACGCTGCACTTGTTCTCCGTGAGCGGGCTGCACATCGGGGTGATGGCTCTGGCGTTGACCGGCATGCTGGTTGTCCTCCGTGTACCCGCATGGGCGCGATTCTTCGTGATCGCGATCCTCATCTGGCTCTATGTCGACATCACGGGACGGGTGCCATCAGCGGTGCGTGCGTTTCTCATGGTCATGCTGTTTCACGGTGCGCGCGTGATGCGGCGACCGTCGAACAACCTGTCGATGCTCGTCGCAACGGCAATGATCGTTCTCGTCGTCGATCCCCTGCAGTTGTTCAGCGCAAGTTTTCAGATGAGCTATGGCATTGTTCTCGCGCTGCTCGCTTTGGGTCTGCCGATGACGCGCGCATGGGAGATTC from Opitutaceae bacterium harbors:
- a CDS encoding PQQ-dependent sugar dehydrogenase; the protein is MVRIPLYLLLPALATTAASLVAQPLIRTNATSLAMPPDLPATQYATERVFPSLSFTQPVALVSPPGDTRRLFVVEKPGRIWVVPDVTAPVPTRQLFLDITGRTITSTGDSDERGLLALAFHPQFASNGFFYVWYTTQTTTGAGTGMHDRLARFSVSPSNPNAAEPDSEVPLISQRDQANNHNGGELAFGPDGYLYLSLGDEGGGDDAYQNSQLITRDFFAGIIRIDVDRKPGSLAPNPHPSVHPESYSVPADNPFVGATTFNGAAIAPATVRTEFWAVGLRNPWRMSFDTATGRLWCADVGQGAREEIDIIVRGGNYGWNYREGAIAGPRPNPPASATFVDPVWDYPRSQGGSVTGGIVYRGNKVPSLYGRYIFADYSSGRIWALRPDGGNKVSADRVTQIASDGGISSFGLNPATGDILFADHLDDVIKRIAAAPAPGSPLPPATLSATGAFTSLVALTPAPGVVPYSPIASAWSDHASKLRWLALKDASSSFGFSAAGNWSLPTGAVWIEHLDLELTRGNPASARRVETRFLVKTPSGAYGVTYRWNQEQTDATLVPEEGASQEFVVRENGVDHRQTWRYPSRSDCMRCHTSAGGFALGFNTRQLNHEQSFSSGSANIISALAQAGYLTPGTAPTGDTSSLPALTAIYDSVKPLESRARSYLDVNCSQCHQPGGPALGYWDARAAIPLTSAGILNGPLVNPGSDPANRVVAPGDSLHSILLQRLASGGSDRMPPIGSSEHDLAAEQLLSDWIISLAAPAGASRIINLSSRAEVTSGGSTLITGFTITGGGEKRILLRAVGPGLEAYGVGGVLARPALSLWSGSTQIAANVIWGTSISASELRSTAAAAGAFPLEEGSLDSALVTTLPPGGYTAHATSASGEPGIGLIEVYDADIAGAGGTAASRLTNASIRAQVGSGGGILIPGIVLAPGSPKTLLIRAVGPGLAAYNVPGFLAQPSLSVYRGSSILASNTRWNTAPNADVIRAESTRAGAFPLADGSADSALLLTLEPGGYTIHVSSTNGVAGIALVEIYEVQPD
- a CDS encoding ComEC/Rec2 family competence protein — encoded protein: MAGLSLGRVVEAPLNHAVVLGAGVGCTLLSAVFSHRLVVWVIGLNAGVILVGASWYQLCRNRLPEWEGRAPREVVVGVEVERLFAAKPDPRKASGLGRIVHAQAHLASLVGQSVQFSGRLRGGVPRLVRSAVVEMIGQLETVPRLAPPSTFEGYLSGIGVNFKLTRARITKERVPASVYWKWCDRMQGEMADRLARGLEKHPGLVAVLRAVLLGSIGELSERQDEWFTQSGTLHLFSVSGLHIGVMALALTGMLVVLRVPAWARFFVIAILIWLYVDITGRVPSAVRAFLMVMLFHGARVMRRPSNNLSMLVATAMIVLVVDPLQLFSASFQMSYGIVLALLALGLPMTRAWEIRHPPYPGVPVALWSWRHRLLDAMRRSSIGAVAVGLATMPVSVVTGLLTFALITPGALIANLVCIPLASIGLLGGFASIVAGACGETSLSILFNHAAALVLALVDRGAEHFVELPGVSITGSFRAPWIGYLVLVTLVALLLTGLQNGWSRRVGGFWPPFVFTGLVIIFLVTFHGG